The Nakamurella alba genome has a window encoding:
- a CDS encoding AAA family ATPase, translated as MADDQLKNLVLDRAFDDKSLSEDARLVVLAALESDEDLAEVLAEGATRQATVQSLTAHAGEDAEPVGAYLRSITVQGFRGIGREVKVPLEPGPGLTVIAGRNGSGKSTLAEALELALTGRNLRWKDKAQVWSQHWRNLHHPDVATVRVGITEQGQGVTTIGVDWPSGSGAVTEHKAWVQRPGRKQEDRSALGWAAALELYRPLLGYDELSGILEGKPSEFHDSMERILGLEQLTDAIARLDRELKRLKQPSAELTATKKRIRDALVGVQDPRAAQVHKLVGRHAVEPEDLRPFVTSTEGAVPATWTSAAALTAPDRVEMLTLAAALRTTATSEAAMSVGVDRLSSQRIDLLEQAIRVHAEGGDGPCPVCATGTLDGSWAEQARIAVDAERKAGQGLSTARDTLRRARTAVLEAVAQVPAPPADPDLPALAAAAAAYQEWTAVPADGNLALADHLERHVDAVAEAFAAAAQEAAGLIRERADAWAPHATALAVWIEQAELMLATEPTRTVADEASKWLNANASDLRRERLAPLASRSQQIWSQLRQDSNVELAEIVLEGRNTQRRVTLRASVDGEAAEAFGVMSQGELHALALAVFLPRAAAAASPFRFLVLDDPIQAMDPSKVEGFLQVMTEFAKDRQVIVLTHDDRLPSAVRRSRVAARIIEVSRGARSEVQVNESTRPAQRMLDDAEAIAKDRAVPMDIKGFAVPALCRDALESTAHQIFVTRALADGSNIDAVERMWTEAKTTKQRLALALTLDRRGEPGGWLDKSGNRKAMMFAVTREVHEGASNPLASFESTRAALKDLRREFP; from the coding sequence ATGGCTGACGATCAGCTGAAGAACCTGGTACTGGACCGGGCTTTCGACGACAAGTCCTTGAGCGAAGACGCGCGCCTGGTGGTGCTGGCGGCGCTGGAGTCCGACGAGGACCTGGCCGAGGTGCTCGCCGAGGGTGCGACGCGGCAGGCGACGGTGCAGTCGCTGACCGCGCACGCCGGCGAGGACGCGGAGCCGGTCGGCGCCTACCTGCGGTCGATCACCGTGCAGGGTTTCCGCGGGATCGGGCGAGAGGTGAAGGTGCCGCTGGAGCCGGGGCCGGGTCTCACCGTGATCGCCGGTCGCAACGGCTCCGGAAAGTCGACGCTGGCCGAAGCCCTGGAGCTGGCGCTCACCGGGCGGAACCTGCGCTGGAAGGACAAGGCTCAGGTCTGGTCCCAGCACTGGCGCAACCTGCACCACCCCGACGTCGCCACCGTGCGGGTCGGGATCACCGAGCAGGGCCAGGGTGTCACCACCATCGGCGTCGACTGGCCGAGCGGATCCGGAGCCGTCACCGAGCACAAGGCCTGGGTGCAGCGCCCCGGCCGCAAGCAGGAGGACCGCAGCGCCCTCGGCTGGGCGGCGGCCCTCGAGCTCTACCGCCCGCTGCTCGGCTACGACGAGCTCAGCGGCATCCTCGAGGGCAAGCCGTCCGAATTCCACGACAGCATGGAACGGATCCTCGGGCTGGAGCAGCTGACCGATGCCATTGCCCGGCTCGACCGGGAGCTCAAGCGCCTCAAGCAGCCCTCGGCGGAACTCACCGCCACGAAGAAGCGGATCCGTGACGCGCTGGTCGGTGTCCAGGATCCGAGGGCTGCGCAGGTCCACAAGTTGGTCGGACGGCATGCGGTCGAACCGGAGGACCTGCGCCCGTTCGTCACCTCCACCGAGGGAGCTGTGCCGGCCACCTGGACGTCCGCCGCTGCCCTGACCGCACCGGACCGGGTCGAGATGCTCACGCTGGCCGCCGCTCTCCGTACCACTGCGACGAGCGAGGCCGCCATGTCGGTCGGCGTCGATCGGCTGTCCTCGCAGCGGATCGACCTGTTGGAGCAGGCGATCCGGGTGCACGCCGAGGGCGGGGACGGGCCGTGTCCGGTCTGCGCGACCGGGACGCTCGACGGATCCTGGGCCGAGCAGGCGCGGATTGCCGTCGACGCGGAACGCAAGGCCGGACAAGGACTTTCCACGGCCCGGGACACGCTGCGCCGGGCACGGACCGCGGTGCTCGAGGCAGTGGCGCAAGTGCCCGCCCCGCCGGCCGACCCGGACCTGCCCGCCCTGGCCGCGGCTGCGGCTGCGTACCAGGAGTGGACCGCGGTACCGGCCGACGGGAACCTGGCGTTGGCGGATCACCTGGAGCGGCACGTCGACGCGGTGGCCGAGGCCTTTGCCGCAGCCGCGCAGGAAGCTGCGGGCCTGATCCGCGAGCGCGCCGACGCCTGGGCGCCGCACGCGACAGCGCTGGCGGTGTGGATCGAGCAGGCCGAGCTGATGCTGGCGACCGAGCCGACCCGAACGGTGGCGGACGAGGCGTCGAAGTGGCTGAACGCCAACGCTTCCGATCTGCGTCGGGAGCGGCTGGCACCGTTGGCGTCCCGGTCCCAGCAGATCTGGTCGCAGCTCCGGCAGGACAGCAACGTCGAGCTCGCGGAGATCGTGCTGGAAGGCCGCAACACCCAACGGCGGGTGACGCTGCGGGCGTCGGTGGACGGCGAAGCGGCCGAGGCGTTCGGCGTGATGAGCCAGGGCGAGCTGCACGCCCTGGCCCTGGCGGTGTTCCTTCCCCGCGCGGCCGCGGCGGCCAGCCCGTTTCGGTTCCTGGTGCTGGACGACCCGATCCAGGCCATGGACCCGTCGAAGGTCGAGGGCTTCCTGCAGGTGATGACCGAGTTCGCCAAGGACCGGCAGGTCATCGTGCTCACCCACGACGACCGCCTGCCGTCGGCGGTGCGTCGGTCGCGCGTGGCCGCCCGGATCATCGAGGTGAGCCGCGGCGCCCGGTCCGAGGTACAGGTGAACGAGTCGACGCGGCCGGCCCAGCGGATGCTCGACGACGCCGAGGCGATCGCGAAGGACCGTGCGGTCCCGATGGACATCAAGGGCTTCGCGGTGCCCGCCCTGTGCCGGGATGCTCTGGAGTCGACCGCACACCAGATCTTCGTCACCCGCGCTCTGGCCGACGGCTCGAACATCGATGCGGTGGAACGGATGTGGACCGAGGCGAAGACGACGAAGCAGCGGCTGGCGCTCGCCCTGACGCTGGACCGTCGCGGCGAGCCCGGCGGCTGGTTGGACAAGTCCGGCAACCGCAAGGCGATGATGTTCGCGGTGACGCGCGAGGTGCACGAGGGCGCGTCGAACCCGCTCGCGTCGTTCGAGAGCACCCGCGCCGCCCTCAAGGACCTGCGCCGGGAGTTCCCGTGA
- a CDS encoding TetR/AcrR family transcriptional regulator: MRALQAAVDLADEEGVDAVSMRRLAARLGVVPMALYKHVVNKDDLLGGMVDTVIGEYAAPGVGADWKAAVRDRVLSARKAVARHPWARSVIESRSTRTAAVLGHLDAVSGAFLGGGLSPDLTHHAMHALGHRVWGFSPEAFDDSADPGALRLPADPDEQQQLVDRMRSTYPHITAIALDSGGACDADFEFEWALDLLLDAVGRLHEAGWVSPRRR, encoded by the coding sequence GTGCGTGCGTTGCAGGCTGCCGTCGACCTCGCCGACGAGGAGGGCGTCGACGCGGTGAGCATGCGCCGGTTGGCGGCGCGGCTCGGCGTGGTGCCGATGGCGCTGTACAAGCATGTGGTGAACAAGGACGACCTGCTCGGCGGGATGGTCGACACCGTGATCGGCGAGTACGCGGCGCCGGGCGTGGGAGCGGACTGGAAGGCCGCGGTGCGCGACCGGGTGTTGTCCGCCCGCAAGGCGGTGGCACGACATCCATGGGCCCGCAGTGTCATCGAGTCCCGGTCGACCCGGACTGCGGCGGTACTCGGCCATCTCGACGCGGTGTCCGGAGCTTTCCTCGGCGGTGGGTTGTCACCGGACCTGACCCACCACGCAATGCACGCGCTCGGGCATCGGGTCTGGGGGTTCAGTCCGGAGGCCTTCGACGACTCGGCGGATCCGGGAGCACTCCGGCTGCCGGCCGACCCGGACGAGCAGCAGCAGCTGGTCGACCGCATGCGCAGCACCTACCCGCACATCACCGCGATCGCGCTGGACAGCGGCGGTGCCTGCGACGCGGACTTCGAGTTCGAATGGGCCCTCGACCTGCTCCTCGACGCCGTCGGGCGGTTGCACGAGGCGGGGTGGGTGTCGCCGAGGCGGCGATGA
- a CDS encoding DUF4386 domain-containing protein produces the protein MPDQRAARIAGGLYLLTFLTSIPAYALKAPVLSGSSGGSASLAALLELLLAAACVGSAVVLLPVLRRWSEPAAVGFVVSRTVEATLILLGVVALLTIAAAPTARDILTPLHDQAFLLGPGLIPAINALCLTPVLLRARLVPRWIPLLGLIGAPLLLVSATVTLSGGFGQSSAPAAVLALPIAAWELLLGIRLLWRGFDRAAIPEVSLTGSAR, from the coding sequence ATGCCCGACCAACGCGCCGCCCGGATCGCCGGCGGGCTGTACCTGCTCACCTTCCTGACCTCGATCCCGGCCTACGCCCTGAAGGCGCCGGTACTGTCCGGAAGCTCCGGCGGTTCCGCCTCTCTCGCAGCGCTTCTGGAGCTCCTGCTCGCCGCGGCATGTGTGGGATCGGCCGTGGTGCTGCTGCCGGTGTTGCGGCGGTGGAGCGAGCCGGCGGCGGTCGGGTTCGTGGTCTCCCGGACGGTCGAGGCGACGTTGATCCTGCTCGGCGTCGTCGCACTGCTGACGATCGCAGCAGCTCCCACTGCGCGCGACATCCTGACCCCGTTGCACGACCAGGCGTTCCTGCTCGGCCCTGGCCTGATCCCGGCGATCAACGCCCTGTGCCTCACGCCGGTGCTGCTACGAGCCCGACTCGTCCCGCGATGGATCCCGCTGCTGGGCCTGATCGGGGCGCCATTGCTGCTGGTCTCGGCAACCGTCACCCTGTCCGGCGGCTTCGGGCAGTCCTCCGCTCCGGCAGCGGTCCTCGCGCTGCCGATCGCAGCATGGGAGCTGTTGCTCGGGATCCGGCTGCTGTGGCGCGGGTTCGACCGAGCAGCGATCCCTGAGGTCTCTTTGACGGGTTCCGCCCGTTGA
- a CDS encoding sugar phosphate isomerase/epimerase family protein → MSTDDALFATCWTSAGDAAPDRRDLRSPLPLRDRVEAAAAAGFTGFGILSDDLPAAIDKYGLPGIRALLDDNGITDLELESIPDWWVPDGPRAETSLRVRELMLYIAEVLQPRHLKITPDGQDRPWDAGRWAERFAGLAAQAESVGTRLGIEFFPWSNIKTLHDGLRLVADAGHPAGGIIVDAWHIFRAGTPVEDLATVPVELILGVELDDADPTVVGTMFEDTVHRRRYCGEGTFDLAGMIDALRRAGWAGPWGVEILSDDHIRLPVGEAMRRAGHTARAVLGAG, encoded by the coding sequence GTGAGCACCGACGACGCCCTGTTCGCCACCTGCTGGACCAGTGCCGGCGACGCCGCACCCGACCGCAGGGACCTGCGCAGTCCGCTACCCCTGCGCGACCGTGTCGAGGCTGCGGCGGCGGCAGGGTTCACCGGCTTCGGCATCCTGTCCGACGACCTCCCGGCTGCGATCGACAAGTACGGCCTGCCGGGGATCCGTGCCCTGCTCGACGACAACGGCATCACCGACCTGGAACTCGAAAGCATCCCGGACTGGTGGGTCCCGGACGGCCCACGCGCCGAGACTTCCCTCCGGGTGCGCGAGCTGATGCTCTACATCGCTGAGGTGCTGCAGCCACGACACCTCAAGATCACCCCGGACGGCCAGGACCGGCCGTGGGATGCAGGACGCTGGGCCGAACGCTTCGCCGGGTTGGCGGCGCAGGCCGAGAGCGTCGGTACACGACTGGGTATCGAGTTCTTCCCGTGGTCCAACATCAAGACGCTGCACGACGGGCTACGACTGGTCGCCGACGCCGGCCACCCGGCCGGCGGGATCATCGTCGATGCGTGGCACATCTTCCGGGCGGGCACACCGGTCGAGGACCTGGCAACGGTACCGGTCGAACTCATCCTGGGCGTCGAGCTCGACGACGCCGACCCGACCGTCGTCGGCACAATGTTCGAGGACACCGTCCACCGCCGGAGATACTGCGGGGAAGGCACTTTCGACCTCGCTGGCATGATCGATGCACTTCGACGCGCCGGCTGGGCGGGCCCGTGGGGCGTCGAGATCCTCTCGGACGACCACATCCGACTGCCGGTCGGCGAGGCGATGCGGCGAGCCGGCCACACCGCCCGCGCGGTGCTCGGCGCGGGTTGA
- a CDS encoding MSCRAMM family protein → MTQRTRVGKSARRWWSMAAAALLAVGVLPLLGAGTALAAPGPVWGGFTFAGTANNYTGTLALAPGFPTATYTSTSVSGPGTGVQTGASTWLPTGSPPGAVFGSSQNQQYLNLRPAANNTTSPSVTTYTFATPTPSAGWAFVLGDIDADSVTVTATGPDGPVATADLGFAGEFNYCDASPRPSSCAGVVPPYDLPDWSELTATLTGNGADTAGASGWFRPTVPLTTLTFSFVYQSGQPVFQTWFATATRQLTGVVADDVGTVLPGLPIEIVDSTGTVIGTATTDADGGYLADGLAPGVYTVRVIAPDGYTGTTEQPADLTDGDLAGVDFTLDRPRYPAGGTVTADGAPLADVSVRCLDPEGTVTATVTTAPDGSYLCPDVLPGNEYRIEVVVPDGYVTDGPATVEYTVEDGPVTGLDVALVQVFPVTGRVVDADGAPVAGAVVDLTDDTGVVDSTTTDPDGRYTFVDIPAGDYDVVVAATTATQGVTVAVTVPLAGGQVPVITAAPVPTTSSSSPPPPSTSPTSITTAPSTSSISTTVAPTTTTTGPSLSATGVREDIPALTWAGGLLALCGLVVLSLSRVRRQRQH, encoded by the coding sequence GTGACGCAGCGCACACGGGTGGGGAAGTCCGCGCGACGATGGTGGTCGATGGCGGCCGCGGCCCTGCTGGCGGTCGGGGTCCTGCCCTTGCTCGGCGCCGGCACCGCGCTTGCCGCGCCGGGCCCGGTCTGGGGCGGATTCACCTTCGCCGGCACCGCGAACAACTACACCGGCACTCTCGCCCTGGCGCCCGGATTCCCGACCGCGACGTACACCTCCACCTCTGTGTCCGGGCCCGGCACCGGAGTGCAGACCGGGGCCTCCACCTGGCTGCCCACGGGCAGCCCACCGGGCGCGGTATTCGGATCGAGCCAGAACCAGCAATACCTGAACCTGCGGCCGGCCGCGAACAACACCACCAGCCCGTCGGTCACCACGTACACGTTCGCGACGCCCACCCCGTCCGCCGGCTGGGCATTTGTCCTCGGTGACATCGACGCCGACTCGGTCACCGTCACCGCGACCGGACCGGACGGCCCCGTCGCCACCGCCGACCTCGGATTCGCCGGGGAGTTCAACTACTGCGACGCCAGTCCGCGACCCTCTTCGTGCGCGGGTGTCGTTCCGCCCTACGACCTGCCGGACTGGAGCGAGTTGACCGCAACGCTGACCGGCAACGGGGCCGACACGGCCGGCGCCTCCGGGTGGTTCCGGCCGACGGTGCCGCTGACCACGCTCACCTTCAGCTTCGTCTACCAGAGCGGGCAGCCGGTCTTCCAGACCTGGTTCGCCACCGCGACCCGGCAGTTGACCGGAGTGGTGGCAGACGATGTGGGAACGGTGCTTCCTGGTCTACCCATCGAGATCGTCGACAGCACCGGAACTGTCATCGGTACGGCAACGACCGATGCCGATGGCGGTTATCTCGCGGATGGTCTCGCGCCGGGGGTGTACACGGTCCGTGTCATCGCGCCGGACGGCTACACCGGGACGACCGAGCAACCGGCCGACCTGACGGACGGCGATCTCGCCGGCGTCGACTTCACCCTCGACCGACCCCGCTATCCGGCGGGTGGCACGGTGACGGCGGACGGTGCGCCACTGGCGGATGTCTCCGTCCGGTGTCTGGACCCCGAGGGGACGGTCACGGCAACGGTGACCACCGCGCCCGACGGTTCCTACCTGTGCCCGGATGTGCTTCCGGGCAACGAGTATCGCATCGAGGTCGTTGTTCCGGATGGCTACGTCACGGACGGGCCGGCCACCGTGGAGTACACGGTGGAGGACGGCCCGGTGACCGGCCTCGACGTTGCGCTGGTACAGGTGTTCCCGGTGACCGGTCGGGTGGTGGACGCCGACGGCGCGCCGGTTGCCGGGGCGGTGGTGGATCTGACGGACGACACCGGCGTCGTGGACTCCACCACGACCGACCCCGATGGCCGTTACACCTTCGTCGACATCCCCGCCGGTGACTACGACGTCGTGGTGGCTGCGACCACCGCCACGCAGGGGGTGACCGTCGCCGTGACGGTGCCGCTGGCGGGCGGCCAGGTGCCGGTGATCACCGCGGCGCCGGTGCCGACGACGTCCTCATCGAGCCCGCCGCCGCCGTCGACGAGCCCGACCTCCATCACGACTGCTCCATCCACATCCTCGATTTCGACGACTGTCGCTCCGACGACAACGACGACCGGGCCGTCGCTCTCGGCTACCGGTGTCCGTGAGGACATCCCGGCCTTGACCTGGGCAGGCGGACTGCTGGCGCTGTGCGGCCTCGTGGTGCTGTCGCTGTCGAGAGTGCGGCGTCAGCGGCAGCACTGA